In Abditibacteriaceae bacterium, one DNA window encodes the following:
- a CDS encoding beta-galactosidase: protein MIYYGASWYPEQWPESEWARDLEQMRNARMNVVRMAEFAWSRMEPREGDYDFGWLDRAVALAGDKGFSVVLGTPSATPPAWLTTKYPDTLRHMQDGRVSQHGARCHFNRCSVTYRRLASDIAGILAQRYASMPHVIGWQIDNEYNSFSFDEETRAVWQAFLRDRYGDLDTLNARWGNAYWSQDYSDWSQIPIQMNGGVNPCHLAAFRRFLTEATRVYQADQIKAIRTHARPDQFITHNFHGDLSDGDPHSLSEDLDVASFDYYVGGGHLHAPHEATRLDWVRGLKRKNFWLMETQAGSTNFAPVNNHLDPGETRLLIWNAIGCGADAALYWQWRPCYGGHEQYWGTVVGAHGHPRPIYHEIAEIGAELEAAAPLLSGTSPRGNLAILYSDDDRWGVAHNRHHHGFEPLEHMHVYHEALRRAGYSVDIVEPTAPLENYPAVFAPNLHLVWDEKTQPLLNYVAGGGHLILGARSGCKTIDNALLTDAIAPGAALGKALGATVQEYYPLETPITVSGEAGQGEATIWAEWLRPEADDAEVVLRYGAHPWLAGQAALVTRRHEKGRISYLGVWPDDVLLDSLLHWLGSVSPLPKAVPMPQGVLLHRRLGSKNDEVRILLNTTLEELTIALSGDWRNVLTGTTATDSLLLPSRGVAVLVAG from the coding sequence ATGATTTATTACGGAGCTTCGTGGTATCCGGAGCAGTGGCCCGAATCAGAATGGGCGCGCGATTTAGAGCAAATGCGAAACGCGCGAATGAACGTCGTGCGAATGGCGGAGTTTGCGTGGAGCCGGATGGAGCCTCGTGAAGGCGACTACGATTTCGGCTGGCTGGATAGGGCAGTGGCGTTGGCGGGCGACAAGGGTTTTTCGGTTGTACTTGGAACTCCTTCCGCTACGCCCCCGGCTTGGCTTACGACCAAATATCCCGACACACTGCGGCACATGCAAGATGGCCGCGTCTCGCAGCACGGCGCGCGTTGTCACTTCAACCGGTGCAGCGTTACTTATCGGCGACTGGCATCAGATATCGCGGGGATACTGGCGCAACGCTACGCTTCTATGCCGCACGTCATCGGTTGGCAGATTGACAACGAATACAACTCGTTCTCCTTCGATGAAGAAACGCGCGCCGTCTGGCAGGCCTTCCTGCGCGACCGCTACGGCGATTTGGACACGCTCAATGCGCGCTGGGGCAACGCCTATTGGAGCCAGGATTACAGCGATTGGAGCCAGATTCCAATCCAGATGAACGGCGGCGTGAACCCCTGTCACCTCGCCGCGTTTCGCCGCTTCCTGACCGAAGCGACGCGCGTTTATCAAGCCGATCAGATCAAGGCGATTCGCACGCACGCGCGGCCCGACCAGTTCATTACCCACAACTTTCACGGTGACCTTTCCGATGGCGACCCGCATTCCCTCTCGGAGGATCTGGATGTTGCTTCGTTCGATTATTACGTTGGCGGTGGGCACCTCCACGCGCCGCACGAGGCGACCCGACTGGACTGGGTGCGCGGCCTCAAGCGAAAAAACTTCTGGCTGATGGAAACGCAGGCCGGTTCGACAAACTTCGCGCCGGTCAATAACCATCTCGACCCAGGCGAAACACGGCTGCTCATCTGGAACGCCATCGGCTGCGGCGCTGACGCCGCGCTCTACTGGCAATGGCGTCCGTGCTATGGCGGACATGAGCAGTACTGGGGAACGGTCGTCGGCGCACATGGACACCCGCGCCCCATTTACCACGAGATTGCCGAAATCGGCGCCGAACTGGAGGCCGCAGCTCCATTGCTTTCTGGCACCAGCCCGCGTGGTAATTTAGCGATTCTTTATTCCGACGACGACCGCTGGGGAGTCGCGCACAACCGCCACCATCACGGCTTTGAGCCGCTGGAGCACATGCACGTTTATCATGAGGCGTTGCGGCGCGCAGGTTATTCGGTTGATATTGTGGAGCCGACCGCGCCGCTTGAGAATTACCCCGCGGTGTTTGCTCCGAACCTGCATCTGGTGTGGGACGAGAAAACACAGCCACTGCTTAACTACGTCGCTGGCGGCGGCCATCTCATTTTGGGTGCCCGCTCAGGCTGTAAGACCATTGACAACGCCCTGCTAACCGACGCGATTGCACCAGGCGCTGCTTTGGGCAAGGCTCTGGGCGCGACTGTCCAGGAATATTACCCGTTGGAAACTCCAATTACCGTTTCCGGCGAAGCCGGTCAGGGCGAGGCAACGATTTGGGCTGAATGGCTCCGACCCGAAGCGGACGACGCCGAAGTTGTATTGCGCTACGGCGCGCATCCGTGGCTGGCGGGTCAGGCGGCTTTGGTCACGCGCCGCCACGAAAAGGGACGAATCAGCTACCTTGGCGTGTGGCCTGACGATGTGCTACTGGATAGCTTGCTTCATTGGCTTGGGAGCGTATCGCCGCTTCCCAAAGCTGTGCCGATGCCGCAGGGAGTACTCCTGCACCGTCGCCTCGGCTCCAAGAATGACGAGGTTCGCATCCTTCTCAACACGACGCTCGAAGAACTAACAATCGCTCTGTCCGGCGATTGGCGCAATGTGTTGACAGGAACAACGGCAACCGACTCCTTGCTTCTCCCGTCGCGCGGTGTCGCGGTGCTGGTGGCTGGTTAA
- a CDS encoding Sip1-related alpha-galactosidase, with translation MNLEIVDKSLQFDGAPLFQGLSEGASFIEAPDGDGVFVRFAADKYASRHVFSLGEWNGVARWTACHRYEPFWMKPRTGTLGRDVPIESQYVLAETQSGDCILLVPIIEGAFRASLQGAQGEEVSEGALELVVESGDPGVVGKEFTTLFVAVGSDPFELLKYSARAVMSQMKTGRLREDKETPPFVDQFGWCTWDAFYQAVSHDKVREGLESFAAGGVQPKLLILDDGWLSKRYLPTGNEVLTDFAANEKFPGDLAPTVQMAKGEFAIETLLVWHSMVGYWGGVSDEDLPGYGVRAAKRRSSPGIQHYVPTYDDEWWGGMTHLVSPEHIYRFFHDFHRHLRRQGVDGVKVDVQAVLEGAAHGVGGRVEVMRAYHEALEGSVQTHFQGDLINCMSCANEMFYQSPASTLTRTSTDFWPDIPSSHGLHLWTNAQVSLWFGQFSHPDWDMFQSGHPMGAFHAAARAISGSPIYVSDKVGAHDFDLLKKLVLPDGTILRAQSIGLPTRDCLFTDPTQDTTLLKIWNINSIGTVLGVFNARYGSGEARIGTATDTLDIPSDEVAADESKAESSSGTDHVKAEEPHVPSEPIRGAVSPSDIPGIEGERFAVYAHHAREVRALRIEERWELTLAELQAEIFTLVPIESGFAPIGLSEMFNSGGAIQDLVVNEDGAIVWLQSGGTFAAWSERTPQQVLVARGDDAEGEIPFFYDVSSQLLTVEIPREASTLQLTIALAE, from the coding sequence ATGAATTTAGAAATTGTTGACAAAAGCTTGCAATTCGATGGCGCACCTCTTTTTCAGGGTTTGTCCGAGGGCGCATCTTTCATTGAAGCTCCGGACGGCGACGGCGTGTTTGTGCGGTTTGCCGCCGATAAATATGCGTCGCGCCATGTTTTTTCGCTGGGTGAATGGAACGGCGTTGCGCGTTGGACGGCGTGTCATCGTTACGAGCCTTTCTGGATGAAGCCCCGCACCGGAACTCTCGGGCGCGATGTTCCCATCGAATCCCAATATGTGTTGGCCGAAACCCAATCCGGTGACTGCATCTTATTGGTACCGATCATCGAAGGCGCTTTCCGCGCGTCGTTGCAGGGCGCGCAAGGCGAAGAAGTGAGCGAAGGCGCTTTGGAACTCGTGGTGGAATCGGGTGATCCGGGTGTTGTCGGAAAAGAGTTCACCACGCTGTTTGTGGCCGTGGGCAGCGACCCGTTCGAGCTTCTGAAGTACTCCGCGCGCGCCGTGATGTCGCAAATGAAAACCGGACGGTTGCGTGAAGACAAAGAAACCCCTCCGTTTGTCGATCAGTTCGGCTGGTGTACCTGGGACGCTTTTTATCAGGCGGTTTCGCACGACAAAGTGCGCGAAGGTTTGGAAAGTTTCGCGGCTGGAGGCGTCCAACCGAAGCTGCTGATTCTCGACGACGGCTGGCTTTCCAAGCGCTATTTACCCACCGGCAATGAAGTGCTGACTGATTTTGCCGCCAACGAAAAATTCCCCGGCGACTTAGCGCCGACGGTCCAGATGGCTAAAGGCGAGTTCGCAATTGAAACGTTGCTGGTGTGGCATTCGATGGTGGGCTACTGGGGCGGTGTCAGCGATGAAGATTTGCCGGGCTATGGCGTTCGCGCCGCCAAGCGCCGCTCGTCGCCAGGCATCCAGCACTATGTTCCGACCTACGATGACGAATGGTGGGGCGGCATGACACACCTCGTTTCGCCCGAACACATTTATCGTTTCTTTCACGACTTTCATCGCCATCTTCGGCGCCAGGGTGTGGATGGCGTCAAGGTCGATGTGCAAGCTGTTCTGGAAGGCGCGGCGCATGGCGTGGGCGGGCGGGTAGAGGTGATGCGTGCTTATCATGAGGCTCTTGAAGGCTCGGTGCAAACGCATTTTCAGGGCGACCTCATCAATTGTATGTCGTGCGCGAATGAAATGTTCTACCAGTCGCCGGCAAGTACTCTAACGCGAACCTCAACTGATTTCTGGCCGGATATTCCTTCATCGCACGGCCTGCATCTGTGGACGAACGCCCAGGTGAGCTTGTGGTTTGGGCAGTTTTCGCATCCCGACTGGGACATGTTTCAGTCGGGGCATCCGATGGGCGCTTTTCACGCGGCAGCGCGCGCCATTTCCGGCAGTCCGATTTATGTTTCCGATAAAGTCGGCGCGCACGACTTCGACTTGCTCAAGAAACTGGTTCTGCCCGACGGAACCATTTTGCGCGCGCAAAGCATCGGCCTTCCCACGCGCGATTGCCTGTTCACCGATCCGACTCAAGACACGACTTTGCTCAAAATCTGGAATATCAACAGCATTGGCACGGTGCTTGGCGTCTTCAACGCGCGTTACGGTAGCGGAGAAGCGCGCATCGGAACCGCAACAGATACGCTCGACATTCCTTCCGATGAGGTAGCCGCTGACGAAAGCAAGGCTGAGAGTTCGAGCGGCACCGACCACGTTAAAGCCGAAGAGCCTCATGTGCCGAGCGAGCCGATTCGCGGCGCGGTTTCGCCGTCCGATATTCCGGGCATCGAAGGCGAGCGGTTCGCGGTTTACGCGCACCACGCTCGTGAAGTTAGGGCACTTCGTATTGAAGAACGCTGGGAATTGACGCTAGCCGAATTGCAAGCGGAGATCTTTACCTTGGTGCCAATCGAAAGTGGGTTCGCGCCCATTGGACTCAGCGAAATGTTCAATAGCGGCGGCGCGATTCAGGATTTAGTCGTGAATGAAGACGGCGCGATCGTGTGGCTGCAATCGGGTGGAACCTTCGCGGCATGGAGCGAGCGCACACCGCAGCAGGTACTGGTTGCGCGCGGAGATGATGCCGAAGGGGAAATACCATTTTTCTACGATGTTTCTTCGCAGCTTCTCACTGTCGAGATACCGCGTGAAGCAAGCACTCTGCAACTAACTATTGCCCTTGCAGAGTAG
- a CDS encoding glycoside hydrolase family 2 protein: MISKLQLHDGWTFSFDDKEYSALVPGCVHSDLRRHELIPDPFWGANELDIQWIEERDWTYNLRFDVNANLLQNENVELVCDGLDTLATIVLNGHQIAQTENMFIGYRFDVKAHLQAGENSLQIHFANPMDYIRKQLETYEEHQWNDPIGGRSAIRKQQCSFGWDWGPRLATSGIWQPIRLEAWNTNRLETVHITQHHSDGKVRLELRPTTTNPHEHKYRVTLKLDNEIVVETHELSFAVPDAQLWWPNGLGAQSLYELKVELLDEGRVLDWWNRRIGLRTIELQTNPDEWGESFQFAVNGVPFFAKGSNMVPVIAPITETTRDRIDDILESAKAAHMNMIRSWGGNIYESDDFYDLCDEKGLLVWQDLMFACGTYRGDQRFLDLVAQEIEYQTQRLQHRTSLAVWCGSNETEWFRKEITASPQATEDYENLYYKTIPPVLEKFDGTRRYWPSSPHHPDGWQGEHDFQAAGDQHTWSVWFGREPAKFYEKQGFRFCSEFGMQSYCSQETAELFCAPEDMNVFSPAMENHQKSPAGNGLILDYVARLYRFPKDYAALAYLSQLNQAFVVKTAIEHFRRISPRCMGALYWQLNDCWPGASWSSLEFDGRWKALQYEAKRFNAPALLSVHVPGEESAGTINRLKSTIGEAHFYTVYDAREEKQGTIHWELRHLDGRVLESGSHDVTLRFGESEKHFSHDFSGAMREHGAPNIYGRAWLAIDGETVSRQTILLTAPRFLNLQRAPIEAQIEQTSDLEYSFSFTSGVYQHSVQFHLKGTQYRADDNFFDLHPDQVHVVRVKLKQPVSLDELRARLTTMSLVDSY; this comes from the coding sequence ATGATTTCCAAGCTACAACTACACGATGGTTGGACGTTTTCCTTCGACGACAAAGAGTACTCTGCCCTTGTTCCTGGCTGCGTTCATTCCGATTTGCGCCGCCACGAACTGATTCCTGACCCGTTCTGGGGCGCGAACGAACTCGATATTCAGTGGATTGAAGAGCGCGACTGGACTTACAATCTGCGTTTCGATGTAAATGCCAATTTGCTTCAAAACGAAAACGTTGAACTGGTCTGCGATGGTCTGGATACCCTGGCGACAATTGTTCTTAACGGACACCAAATCGCGCAGACAGAAAACATGTTCATCGGCTATCGCTTCGATGTGAAAGCGCATTTGCAGGCGGGCGAAAACTCGTTGCAGATTCACTTTGCGAACCCGATGGACTACATTCGCAAGCAACTGGAAACCTACGAAGAACACCAGTGGAACGACCCGATTGGCGGACGCAGCGCGATTCGCAAGCAGCAGTGCTCGTTTGGTTGGGACTGGGGCCCGCGTCTCGCCACCAGCGGCATCTGGCAGCCGATTCGGTTGGAAGCGTGGAATACCAACCGGCTGGAAACTGTTCACATCACGCAGCATCACAGCGATGGAAAAGTGCGACTTGAGCTGCGTCCCACGACCACAAATCCTCACGAGCATAAATATCGCGTCACGCTGAAGTTGGATAACGAAATCGTCGTTGAAACGCACGAGCTTTCTTTCGCGGTGCCTGACGCGCAATTGTGGTGGCCCAATGGTTTGGGCGCACAGTCGCTTTATGAATTGAAAGTCGAACTCCTTGACGAAGGTCGAGTACTCGACTGGTGGAACCGCCGCATCGGGCTGCGCACAATCGAGCTGCAAACCAACCCCGATGAATGGGGCGAAAGTTTTCAGTTCGCGGTCAACGGTGTGCCGTTCTTCGCCAAAGGCTCCAATATGGTTCCGGTGATTGCGCCTATTACCGAGACCACGCGCGACCGCATTGATGACATTCTCGAATCGGCCAAAGCCGCGCACATGAACATGATTCGTTCGTGGGGCGGCAACATCTACGAAAGCGACGATTTCTATGACCTCTGCGACGAGAAAGGCCTGCTCGTCTGGCAGGATTTGATGTTTGCCTGCGGCACTTATCGCGGCGACCAGAGGTTTTTAGATTTAGTCGCGCAAGAAATTGAGTATCAAACTCAACGTTTGCAGCATCGCACGAGCCTGGCTGTATGGTGCGGGTCCAACGAAACCGAATGGTTCCGCAAAGAGATTACGGCGTCGCCGCAAGCTACAGAAGATTACGAAAACCTATATTACAAAACGATTCCGCCGGTTTTGGAAAAGTTCGACGGCACGCGGCGCTACTGGCCGTCTTCGCCGCATCATCCCGATGGCTGGCAGGGCGAACACGACTTCCAGGCCGCGGGCGACCAGCATACGTGGAGCGTGTGGTTCGGGCGCGAGCCGGCCAAGTTTTATGAAAAACAGGGCTTCCGCTTCTGCTCCGAATTCGGAATGCAATCGTATTGCTCACAAGAAACCGCCGAGCTGTTCTGCGCGCCTGAAGACATGAACGTGTTTTCGCCTGCGATGGAAAATCATCAGAAGAGTCCGGCGGGCAACGGCCTGATTCTCGATTACGTTGCGCGGCTTTATCGCTTTCCCAAAGATTACGCGGCGCTCGCCTATCTCTCGCAGCTCAATCAAGCGTTTGTGGTTAAAACCGCCATTGAGCATTTTCGCCGCATTTCTCCGCGCTGCATGGGCGCTCTGTACTGGCAACTCAACGATTGCTGGCCCGGCGCGTCGTGGAGCAGCCTAGAATTCGATGGCCGCTGGAAGGCCCTGCAATACGAAGCGAAACGCTTCAATGCACCGGCCTTACTTTCGGTTCATGTTCCGGGCGAGGAAAGCGCGGGCACCATCAATCGCTTAAAGAGCACAATCGGCGAAGCGCATTTTTACACGGTTTACGATGCGCGCGAAGAAAAACAGGGCACCATTCACTGGGAACTGCGCCATCTGGATGGCCGTGTGCTCGAAAGCGGTTCTCACGATGTCACGCTGCGTTTTGGCGAAAGCGAAAAGCATTTTTCGCACGATTTTTCCGGTGCGATGCGCGAACATGGGGCACCGAATATCTACGGACGCGCGTGGCTGGCGATCGACGGCGAAACTGTCTCACGGCAGACGATTTTGCTCACCGCGCCGCGCTTTTTGAATCTGCAACGCGCGCCGATTGAAGCGCAAATCGAGCAGACCAGCGACCTCGAGTACTCTTTTTCCTTTACATCAGGCGTCTATCAGCACAGCGTTCAATTTCACTTGAAAGGCACGCAATATCGCGCCGATGATAACTTCTTCGATTTGCACCCAGACCAGGTGCACGTCGTGCGCGTGAAGTTGAAACAGCCCGTTTCTCTTGATGAATTGCGCGCGCGTTTAACTACCATGTCGCTTGTTGATTCCTATTGA
- a CDS encoding phytanoyl-CoA dioxygenase family protein, which translates to MNDTSTPTQHEPVLRRADLDFFHENGYVVVPDAVPKQNCENLIGTIFEFLNVDRNNPDSWYQPPVCPSGNVEIYQHQALWDNRQSPRVHGAFADVYNDHKLWVSFDRAAMRPPQREDQPRFNAKLFTHWDMDLRKVTPDFFAVQGVLCLNDAPPELGGFTCVPGFHKIIDEWIASHPEDCESRRPDVSKFPPGYELQPIPAKAGDLIIWDMRLPHGNGYNTSNQPRLAQYLTMFRASKDPNAREDRIRRWRERQPASWAPGDERGWEQQNGKTAELSPLGRKLLGLDSWDDEA; encoded by the coding sequence ATGAACGATACCTCTACACCAACACAACACGAGCCGGTCTTGAGGCGCGCCGATCTCGATTTCTTCCACGAGAACGGCTATGTTGTCGTCCCCGACGCCGTTCCGAAACAGAACTGCGAGAACCTTATCGGCACGATCTTCGAGTTTCTGAATGTAGATAGAAACAACCCCGACAGTTGGTATCAACCGCCGGTTTGCCCCAGCGGCAACGTCGAGATTTACCAGCATCAGGCGCTGTGGGATAACCGGCAAAGCCCGCGTGTTCATGGCGCTTTCGCCGACGTTTATAACGACCACAAATTGTGGGTCAGTTTCGACCGCGCGGCCATGCGCCCACCGCAACGTGAAGACCAGCCACGCTTTAACGCCAAACTGTTCACCCACTGGGACATGGATTTAAGAAAAGTCACGCCCGATTTTTTCGCAGTTCAAGGCGTGTTGTGTCTCAACGATGCGCCCCCTGAACTAGGCGGCTTCACCTGCGTGCCGGGTTTTCACAAAATCATCGACGAGTGGATCGCGTCTCATCCCGAAGATTGCGAATCGCGCCGTCCCGATGTCTCGAAATTCCCGCCCGGCTACGAGTTGCAGCCGATTCCCGCGAAAGCCGGCGACCTGATCATCTGGGATATGCGTTTGCCGCACGGTAACGGCTACAACACTTCCAACCAGCCGCGCTTGGCACAATATCTCACGATGTTCCGCGCCAGCAAAGACCCCAACGCGCGCGAAGACCGCATCCGGCGCTGGCGCGAGCGCCAGCCTGCTTCGTGGGCACCCGGCGACGAACGCGGTTGGGAACAGCAAAACGGCAAGACCGCCGAGCTTTCGCCGCTCGGGCGCAAGTTATTAGGACTCGATTCTTGGGACGACGAGGCATAG